A region from the Lemur catta isolate mLemCat1 chromosome 7, mLemCat1.pri, whole genome shotgun sequence genome encodes:
- the PSMC3 gene encoding LOW QUALITY PROTEIN: 26S proteasome regulatory subunit 6A (The sequence of the model RefSeq protein was modified relative to this genomic sequence to represent the inferred CDS: deleted 1 base in 1 codon) — MNLPPNPESPVTRQEKMATVWDEAEQDGIGEEVLKMSTEEIIQRTRLLDSEIKIMKSEVLRVTHELQAMKDKIKENSEKIKVNKTLPYLVSNVIELLDVDPNDQEEDGANIDLDSQRKGKCAVIKTSTRQTYFLPVIGLVDAEKLKPGDLVGVNKDSYLILETLPTEYDSRVKAMEVDERPTEQYSDIGGLDKQIQELVEAIVLPMNHKEKFENLGIQPPKGVLMYGPPGTGKTLLARACAAQTKATFLKLAGPQLVQMFIGDGAKLVRDAFALAKEKAPSIIFIDELDAIGTKRFDSEKAGDREVQRTMLELLNQLDGFQPNTQVKVIAATNRVDILDPALLRSGRLDRKIEFPMPNEEARARIMQIHSRKMNVSPDVNYEELARCTDDFNGAQCKAVCVEAGMIALRRGATELTHEDYMEGILEVQAKKKANLQYYA; from the exons ATGAATCTGCCGCCGAATCCTGAGAGTCCAGTGACTCGGCAGGAGAAGATGGCGACCGTGTGGgatgaggctgag caagaTGGAATTGGGGAGGAGGTGCTCAAGATGTCCACAGAAGAGATCATCCAGCGCACACGGCTGCTGGACAGTGAGATCAAG ATCATGAAGAGTGAAGTGTTGCGAGTCACCCACGAACTTCAAGCCATGAAGGATAAGATCAaagaaaacagtgagaaaatTAAAGTGAACAAGACCCTGCCGTACCTTGTCTCCAACGTTATcgag CTACTGGATGTTGATCCCAATGACCAAGAGGAGGATGGTGCCAATATTGACCTGGACTCCCAGAGGAAGGGCAAGTGTGCAGTGATCAAAACCTCTACGCGACAG ACGTACTTCCTGCCTGTGATTGGGTTGGTGGATGCTGAAAAGCTGAAGCCGGGAGACCTGGTG GGTGTGAACAAAGACTCCTATCTGATTCTGGAGACCCTGCCCACAGAGTACGACTCACGGGTGAAGGCCATGGAGGTGGATGAGAGGCCCACAGAGCAATACAGTGACATCGGGGGCTTGGACAAGCAGATCCAGGAG CTGGTGGAGGCTATTGTCCTGCCAATGAACCACAAGGAGAAGTTTGAGAACTTGGGGATCCAGCCTCCAAAG GGGGTACTGATGTACGGACCTCCGGGTACGGGGAAGACCCTGCTGGCCCGGGCCTGTGCTGCACAGACTAAG GCCACCTTCCTAAAGCTGGCCGGCCCCCAGCTGGTGCAGATGTTCATTGGGGATGGTGCCAAGCTGGTCCGAGACGCCTTCGCCTTGGCCAAGGAGAAAGCTCCGTCCATTATTTTCATTGATGAGCTGGATGCCATCGGCACCAAGCG CTTTGACAGTGAGAAGGCCGGGGACCGGGAGGTACAGAGGACAATGTTGGAGCTTCTGAACCAGCTGGATGGCTTCCAGCCCAACACCCAAGTAAAG GTGATTGCAGCCACTAACAGGGTGGACATCCTGGACCCCGCCCTGCTCCGCTCAGGCCGCCTGGACCGCAAGATCGAGTTCCCAATGCCCAATGAGGAGGCCCGGGCCAGAATTATGCAGATCCACTCCCGAAAGATGAACGTCAG TCCTGACGTGAACTACGAGGAGCTGGCCCGCTGTACGGATGACTTCAACGGGGCCCAGTGCAAGGCCGTGTGTGTGGAGGCG GGCATGATCGCACTGCGCAGGGGTGCCACAGAGCTCACCCACGAGGACTACATGGAGGGCATCCTGGAGGTGCAGGCCAAGAAGAAAGCCAACCTGCAGTACTACGCCTAG
- the SLC39A13 gene encoding zinc transporter ZIP13, whose amino-acid sequence MPGCPCPGCGMAGQRLLFLTALALELLGRAGGSQPALQNRGAAAACRLDNKESESWGALLSGERLDTWICSLLGSLMVGLSGVFPLLVIPLEMGTMLRSEAGARRLKQLLSFALGGLLGNVFLHLLPEAWAYTCSASPGGEGQSLQQQQQLGLWVIAGILTFLVLEKMFLDSKEREGTSQAPSKDPTTAASAGATLNGGRCLAQPAAEPGLGAVVRSIKVSGYLNLLANTIDNFTHGLAVAASFLVSKKIGLLTTMAILLHEIPHEVGDFAILLRAGFDRWSAAKLQLSTALGGLLGACFAICTQSPKGVEETVAWILPFTSGGFLYIALVNVLPDLLEEDDPWHSLQQVLLLCTGIVVMVLFSLFVE is encoded by the exons ATGCCTGGATGTCCCTGCCCTGGCTGTGGCATGGCAGGCCAAAGGCTCCTCTTCCTCACTGCCCTTGCCCTGGAGCtcctgggaagggctgggggtTCCCAGCCAGCCCTCCAGAACCGGGGGGCTGCAGCAGCCTGTCGCCTGGACAACAAGGAAAGCGAGTCCTGGGGGGCTCTGCTGAGTGGGGAGAGGCTGGACACCTGGATCTGCTCCCTCCTGGGTTCTCTCATGGTGGGGCTCAGTGGGGTCTTCCCGTTGCTCGTCATTCCCCTGGAGATGGGCACCATGCTGCGCTCAGAAG CTGGGGCCCGGCGCCTGAAGCAGCTGCTCAGCTTTGCCTTGGGAGGACTCTTGGGCAATGTGTTCCTACACCTGCTACCTGAGGCCTGGGCTTACACATGCAGTGCCAGCCCTG GTGGTGAGGGGCAGAGCctgcagcagcaacagcaactgGGGCTGTGGGTCATTGCTGGCATCCTGACCTTCCTGGTGTTGGAGAAGATGTTCCTGGACagcaaggagagggaggggaccaGCCAG GCCCCCTCCAAAGACCCCACTACTGCTGCCTCTGCCGGTGCCACACTCAATGGAGGCCGCTGTCTGGCCCAGCCGGCTGCAGAGCCTGGCCTTGGTGCGGTGGTCCGGAGCATCAAA gtCAGTGGCTATCTCAACCTGCTGGCCAACACCATCGACAACTTCACTCACGGGCTGGCCGTTGCTGCCAGCTTCCTTGTGAGCAAGAAG ATCGGGCTCCTGACGACCATGGCCATTCTCCTGCATGAGATCCCCCATGAG GTGGGCGATTTTGCCATCCTGCTCCGGGCTGGCTTTGACCGATGGAGCGCAGCCAAGCTGCAACTCTCAACGGCGCTGGGGGGCCTGCTGGGCGCCTGCTTCGCCATCTGTACGCAGTCCCCCAAGGGAGTAG AGGAGACAGTGGCCTGGATCCTGCCCTTCACCTCTGGCGGCTTTCTCTATATTGCCCTGGTGAATGTGCTGCCCGACCTCTTGGAGGAAGATGACCCGTG gcaCTCCCTGCAGCAGGTGCTTCTGCTCTGCACTGGCATCGTGGTGATGGTGCTGTTCTCGCTCTTCGTCGAATAA